The Roseibaca calidilacus genome has a window encoding:
- a CDS encoding polyprenyl synthetase family protein, with protein MDLSHRIDRAMSAAIARAQGASVPEGAVPGRLAAALNYAVTPGGARIRPTICLSVAKACGDDRPALADSAAIALELIHCASLVHDDLPAFDNADFRRGKPTVHLAFSEPLAVLTGDSLIIAAFDELGRATDQDALRALKLVRLLARHTGMPHGICAGQGWESEAKVDLRAYHMSKTAALFVAATQMGAMAAGQDPEPWEELGARIGEAFQVADDLRDALYDEQALGKPVGQDVANARPSAVEELGVQGAIKHLQDILSGAIASIPSCPGEGQLAQLVRLYAERMTPVAPARV; from the coding sequence ATGGACCTGAGCCACCGAATTGACCGCGCGATGAGCGCCGCGATTGCCCGCGCGCAAGGGGCCAGTGTTCCCGAAGGTGCCGTCCCCGGACGCTTGGCCGCCGCGTTGAACTATGCCGTCACGCCCGGTGGCGCGCGCATTCGCCCCACGATTTGCCTGTCTGTTGCCAAGGCCTGCGGCGATGATCGCCCGGCATTGGCCGATTCGGCGGCAATCGCGCTAGAGCTGATCCACTGCGCCAGCCTTGTGCATGACGATTTGCCCGCGTTCGACAATGCCGATTTCCGGCGCGGCAAACCGACCGTGCATCTGGCCTTCAGCGAACCCTTGGCGGTGCTGACCGGCGACAGCCTGATTATCGCAGCCTTTGACGAGTTGGGCCGCGCCACGGACCAAGACGCGCTGCGCGCGCTGAAACTGGTGCGCTTGCTGGCGCGCCATACCGGCATGCCGCATGGCATCTGCGCGGGGCAGGGCTGGGAAAGCGAGGCAAAGGTCGATCTGCGCGCTTATCACATGTCGAAAACCGCCGCGCTTTTTGTTGCCGCCACCCAGATGGGCGCCATGGCTGCCGGGCAAGACCCCGAGCCATGGGAAGAACTGGGCGCCCGCATTGGCGAGGCGTTCCAGGTGGCCGATGACCTACGCGACGCGCTTTATGACGAGCAAGCCTTGGGCAAGCCCGTGGGCCAAGACGTGGCCAATGCCCGCCCCTCTGCGGTCGAGGAATTGGGCGTGCAGGGTGCGATCAAGCATTTGCAGGACATCCTGTCGGGCGCGATTGCGTCCATCCCCTCTTGCCCCGGCGAAGGGCAGTTGGCGCAGCTTGTCCGGCTTTACGCCGAACGCATGACCCCCGTCGCGCCCGCGCGGGTGTAA
- a CDS encoding DUF6446 family protein: MGRFLVVLLLASAALGGAGMWYLQVYGYYDTLPAQGSIALTHAGEDTPRDVAVTAFEGIDAISSPIRFRACFTLADMAEFAPYDGATPLNAPGWFDCFDAGAIATALDAGAAQAVTAHANITYGIDRVAAIFPDGRAYAWHQINPCGTAHFDGDPVPPGCPPPPSSEE, translated from the coding sequence ATGGGCCGTTTCCTTGTTGTTCTGCTGCTGGCCAGTGCCGCGCTTGGCGGCGCAGGCATGTGGTATTTGCAGGTGTATGGCTATTACGACACGCTTCCCGCACAAGGCAGCATCGCGCTGACCCATGCGGGCGAAGACACCCCGCGCGATGTGGCCGTGACCGCGTTCGAAGGGATTGACGCCATCTCCTCTCCCATCCGGTTCCGCGCCTGTTTCACGCTGGCTGACATGGCTGAATTCGCGCCCTATGACGGGGCCACGCCCCTGAACGCGCCCGGTTGGTTCGACTGTTTCGATGCGGGCGCGATTGCTACCGCGCTGGATGCGGGCGCGGCGCAGGCCGTGACCGCCCATGCCAATATTACCTATGGCATAGACCGTGTGGCCGCCATTTTCCCCGATGGCCGCGCCTATGCTTGGCACCAGATCAACCCCTGCGGCACCGCGCATTTCGATGGCGACCCGGTGCCGCCGGGCTGCCCCCCTCCGCCCTCAAGCGAAGAATGA
- the crtD gene encoding 1-hydroxycarotenoid 3,4-desaturase CrtD — protein sequence MTLADDSIAIIGAGMGGLAAGIQLAAAGRDVTIYEAHGWPGGKMRTVPSAAGPVDAGPTVLTLRDVLDDLFASAGRATKDHVTLTALPILARHYWADGTRLDLTHDPAENSAAIATAFGTRAAREFDRFSTETRALFHAFDAPIMRSPRPRVLASARAALATRATLPWLVPGRSLDSMLQARLSDPRLRQLFGRYATYVGGNPMLAPAVLGLVWQAEAAGVWAVQGGMAGLAQALAALFQRLGGTLRLNTPVARIATDNGRVTGLELADGTGASVRQIIFNGDPAALPYLLDQPAKAPKRRQTQPRSLSARVWTFAAEVSPQGLGRDALAYHTLFFADDAGAEFAPLAKDRTPQDPTIYVCAQDRAAGAAPKGLERFQFILNAPATRPGSPEKDASCQTHPFDRLAQFGLHLTPRPGPDSLTTPAGFAALFPHSRGALYGLSPNGAAATFLRPTARTKLAGLYLAGGGVHPGAGVPMALLSGGHAAQAVLSDRISRVRSAPMVTHGGMSTASAIAARAPSRSSGS from the coding sequence ATGACCCTTGCAGACGACAGCATCGCCATCATCGGCGCCGGGATGGGTGGTTTGGCCGCGGGCATCCAGCTGGCCGCGGCAGGCCGCGATGTGACCATCTATGAGGCGCATGGCTGGCCCGGCGGCAAGATGCGCACGGTCCCCTCTGCTGCCGGCCCGGTTGATGCCGGGCCAACCGTCCTGACGCTGCGCGATGTGCTGGATGATCTGTTCGCCAGCGCCGGCCGCGCGACAAAGGACCACGTCACCCTGACCGCCCTGCCAATTCTTGCCCGCCATTACTGGGCCGATGGCACAAGGCTGGATCTGACGCATGACCCTGCCGAGAATAGCGCAGCCATTGCCACCGCCTTCGGCACCCGCGCCGCACGCGAGTTCGACCGGTTCAGCACAGAAACCCGCGCGCTGTTTCACGCCTTTGACGCCCCGATCATGCGCAGCCCGCGCCCGCGCGTTCTGGCCTCTGCCCGCGCAGCCCTTGCCACACGCGCAACCCTGCCATGGCTGGTGCCGGGGCGGTCGCTGGACAGCATGTTGCAAGCGCGCCTGTCGGACCCGCGCTTGCGGCAATTGTTCGGGCGCTATGCCACCTATGTGGGCGGCAACCCCATGCTCGCCCCTGCCGTGCTGGGGCTGGTCTGGCAGGCCGAAGCGGCGGGCGTCTGGGCGGTGCAAGGCGGCATGGCCGGGCTGGCGCAAGCCCTTGCCGCGCTGTTTCAGCGCTTGGGCGGCACGCTGCGCCTGAATACCCCCGTGGCGCGCATTGCCACCGACAATGGCCGCGTGACGGGTCTGGAACTGGCCGATGGCACTGGCGCATCCGTGCGCCAGATCATCTTCAACGGCGACCCGGCAGCGCTACCTTACCTGCTGGACCAGCCCGCCAAAGCCCCCAAGCGCCGCCAAACCCAGCCGCGCAGCCTGTCAGCGCGCGTCTGGACCTTTGCCGCCGAAGTGAGCCCGCAAGGCTTGGGCCGCGACGCGCTTGCCTATCATACGCTGTTCTTTGCCGATGACGCGGGCGCGGAATTCGCGCCTTTGGCCAAGGACCGCACGCCGCAAGACCCGACCATCTATGTCTGCGCGCAAGACCGCGCGGCGGGCGCTGCGCCCAAGGGCCTTGAGCGGTTTCAATTCATCCTGAACGCGCCCGCAACCCGGCCGGGCAGCCCAGAGAAAGACGCATCATGTCAAACCCACCCCTTCGACCGCTTGGCGCAGTTCGGCCTGCATCTGACCCCGCGACCGGGGCCGGACAGCCTGACCACGCCGGCGGGGTTCGCGGCCCTCTTTCCGCACAGCCGGGGGGCACTTTACGGGCTATCACCGAACGGTGCCGCCGCGACCTTCCTGCGGCCCACGGCGCGCACCAAGCTGGCGGGGCTGTATCTGGCGGGGGGCGGGGTGCATCCGGGGGCGGGCGTGCCGATGGCGCTGCTCTCGGGGGGGCACGCGGCGCAGGCGGTGCTCAGCGACCGGATTTCACGCGTCAGGTCGGCCCCAATGGTTACGCATGGTGGTATGTCGACGGCATCAGCGATTGCGGCACGCGCGCCGTCTCGGTCATCGGGTTCATAG
- a CDS encoding serine protease, which yields MTRYFNTAVFLAASVSGLALGPALAQDSRWVQLEAHRELDVALTRAQQYQDSIGNVSGFQLPSEWYALTLGPFETDTDAFEVRRQLRAERAIPPDAFVSSGENYRARIFPVDGAAVAPQVTPQTPPVETPDPLATAEPEPEPEPEETLREAQISERQLDRDQRADLQTALQWFGFYTQRIDAAFGPGTRRSMAAWQADNGYEETGVLTTRQRAELLDDYQSELAALGMQTIRDADAGIEIALPLAMVDFDRHEAPFSRFTAKDDSGVQVLLLSQPGNQATLFGLYEIMQTLEIVPLEGAREREANSFTLTGQNEELRSHTFAQFRGGQIKGYTLVWTPERDDQMARVLPMMQESFTTFGGTLPESTGQASQVARSALLAGLAVRRPDFSRSGFYIDATGTTLTTAQAVAQCDRVTLDEAYTARVRARDDALNIAVLEPETPLVPLAFAQFAEGDMPVGQEITISGYSFEDMLTRPVLTFGRLDATGGLNGEDGVLRLNVTVAQGDLGGPVFGPNGAVLGLLSGQPPMENRQLPPEVNFAVSAQAIRGFLSENGVASGTLRDGVSVPPEQLTRVAGDLTVLVSCWN from the coding sequence ATGACACGGTATTTCAACACGGCGGTTTTTCTGGCCGCCAGTGTCTCGGGGCTGGCGCTTGGCCCGGCGCTTGCGCAAGACAGCCGGTGGGTGCAACTGGAAGCGCATCGCGAGTTGGACGTGGCCCTGACCCGCGCGCAGCAATACCAAGACAGCATCGGCAATGTCAGCGGATTTCAGCTTCCCTCGGAGTGGTACGCGTTAACCCTTGGCCCGTTCGAGACCGATACCGACGCCTTCGAGGTGCGCCGCCAGCTGCGCGCCGAACGCGCCATCCCGCCGGATGCTTTTGTGTCGAGCGGTGAAAATTACCGCGCGCGCATCTTTCCCGTGGACGGGGCGGCAGTCGCCCCACAAGTCACACCGCAAACGCCACCGGTCGAAACGCCAGACCCACTTGCCACGGCGGAACCAGAACCAGAACCAGAACCCGAAGAAACCCTGCGCGAAGCGCAGATTTCCGAACGCCAATTGGACCGCGATCAGCGCGCGGACTTGCAGACCGCGCTGCAATGGTTCGGCTTTTACACCCAGCGCATCGACGCGGCGTTCGGCCCCGGCACGCGCCGCTCTATGGCGGCGTGGCAGGCCGACAACGGCTATGAAGAAACCGGCGTTCTGACCACCCGCCAGCGCGCGGAATTGCTGGATGATTACCAAAGCGAATTGGCAGCTTTGGGTATGCAGACCATTCGTGACGCCGATGCAGGCATAGAGATCGCCCTGCCCCTTGCCATGGTTGATTTCGACCGCCACGAAGCGCCTTTCTCGCGCTTTACCGCCAAGGATGACAGTGGCGTGCAGGTGCTGCTTTTGTCCCAGCCGGGCAATCAGGCCACGCTTTTTGGTTTGTATGAGATCATGCAGACGCTGGAAATTGTCCCATTGGAAGGCGCGCGCGAGCGCGAGGCGAACAGCTTTACCCTGACCGGTCAGAACGAAGAGCTGCGCTCGCATACATTCGCGCAGTTTCGGGGCGGGCAAATCAAGGGCTACACGCTGGTCTGGACGCCAGAGCGCGACGACCAGATGGCCCGCGTGCTGCCGATGATGCAAGAGAGCTTCACGACATTCGGCGGCACCCTGCCCGAAAGCACGGGGCAAGCCAGCCAGGTCGCGCGCTCTGCGCTTCTGGCCGGTCTGGCCGTGCGCCGCCCTGATTTCTCGCGCTCGGGCTTTTACATTGACGCGACCGGAACAACCTTGACCACCGCCCAAGCCGTCGCGCAATGCGACCGCGTGACCCTTGACGAGGCCTATACCGCCCGCGTGCGCGCCCGCGACGATGCGCTGAACATTGCCGTGCTGGAACCCGAAACCCCGCTTGTGCCGCTGGCGTTTGCACAATTCGCTGAAGGGGACATGCCCGTGGGGCAAGAGATCACGATCTCTGGCTATTCCTTCGAGGATATGCTGACACGCCCTGTGCTGACCTTCGGGCGGCTGGATGCCACGGGCGGGCTGAACGGGGAAGACGGCGTGTTGCGCCTGAACGTAACCGTGGCCCAAGGCGATCTGGGCGGGCCGGTCTTTGGGCCGAACGGTGCGGTTCTGGGGCTGCTGTCGGGCCAGCCGCCGATGGAAAATCGTCAATTGCCGCCAGAGGTGAATTTCGCGGTGTCCGCACAGGCGATCCGCGGGTTTCTGTCAGAAAACGGCGTCGCCAGCGGCACGTTGCGCGACGGTGTCAGCGTGCCGCCCGAGCAGTTGACGCGGGTCGCGGGCGATCTGACGGTGCTTGTGTCCTGCTGGAACTGA
- a CDS encoding glycine--tRNA ligase subunit alpha, which yields MAEVAENRSQKPACFQEIILRLQNYWAAKGCAVLQPYDMEVGAGTFHPATTLRALGSRAWAAAYVQPSRRPTDGRYGENPNRLQHYYQYQVIIKPSPPDLQELYLGSLRAIGIDDALHDIRFVEDDWESPTLGAWGLGWEVWCDGMEVSQFTYFQQVGGHDCKPVSGELTYGLERLAMYVLGVDHVMDMPFNAPDAIIPLSYGDVFRQTEQEYSRWNFDQADTDTLLQHFKDAEAECQRILAAPATDSAGRSIIMAHPAYDQCIKASHLFNLLDARGVISVTERQAYIGRVRALAKMCADAFVQTAAGGA from the coding sequence ATGGCGGAAGTCGCTGAAAACCGTTCACAAAAGCCTGCATGCTTTCAGGAAATCATCCTGAGGTTGCAGAACTACTGGGCCGCCAAGGGCTGTGCCGTGTTACAACCCTATGACATGGAAGTGGGCGCAGGCACGTTTCACCCGGCCACCACCCTGCGTGCGCTGGGCTCAAGGGCGTGGGCGGCGGCCTATGTCCAGCCCTCGCGCCGCCCCACCGACGGGCGCTATGGCGAAAACCCGAACCGTTTGCAGCATTACTACCAGTATCAGGTCATCATCAAACCCTCGCCGCCCGATCTGCAAGAGCTTTATCTTGGGTCTTTGCGCGCGATCGGGATTGACGATGCGCTGCACGATATCCGCTTTGTCGAGGATGACTGGGAATCCCCCACGCTGGGCGCTTGGGGCTTGGGTTGGGAAGTGTGGTGCGACGGGATGGAAGTGTCGCAATTCACCTATTTCCAGCAGGTCGGCGGGCATGATTGCAAGCCGGTTTCTGGCGAATTGACCTATGGTCTGGAACGCTTGGCCATGTATGTGCTGGGGGTCGATCATGTCATGGACATGCCCTTCAACGCGCCCGATGCCATAATTCCGCTGTCCTATGGCGATGTATTCCGCCAGACCGAACAGGAATATTCCCGCTGGAATTTCGATCAGGCCGATACCGACACCCTGCTTCAGCATTTCAAAGATGCAGAGGCCGAATGCCAGCGCATCCTTGCGGCCCCGGCCACCGACAGCGCGGGCCGCAGCATCATCATGGCGCACCCGGCCTATGACCAATGCATCAAGGCCAGCCATCTGTTCAACCTGCTGGATGCGCGCGGCGTCATTTCCGTGACCGAGCGCCAAGCCTATATCGGCCGCGTCCGCGCGCTGGCCAAGATGTGCGCGGATGCCTTCGTGCAGACCGCCGCCGGGGGGGCTTGA
- a CDS encoding methyltransferase, which produces MSDTPAPDAPFRPVGLVNRLAASLRFQAFCARVPGLRGIARAEGAALFDLMQGFVQSQMLAALVELRVLHILADGPATVDALALRAEVPPERMAILAQAGAAMGVMVRRGATFKLSRRGAAFLGVPGLADMVRHHSVLYRDLADPVAFIRGETDPDLARFWPYVFGATGPMDPDVTARYSRLMTDSQGIVAQDALRLLDLKGVAQLLDIGGGTGAFLRAVRARYPDLSLALFDLPDVVAQAALPADVARHGGSFRADPLPQGADAISLVRVLYDHADDTVAALLAKVYAALPPGGRLLVIEPMSGGAKPDPHTDVYFAVYTLAMQTGRTRSAAEIAAMLAKAGFTQISKPKAARAYVTGVIEARKPALPETRAK; this is translated from the coding sequence ATGAGCGATACGCCCGCGCCGGATGCCCCGTTCCGCCCGGTCGGGCTGGTCAACCGGCTGGCGGCCTCGCTCCGGTTTCAGGCGTTTTGCGCGCGGGTTCCGGGGCTGCGGGGCATTGCGCGGGCCGAGGGTGCGGCGCTGTTCGACCTGATGCAAGGCTTCGTGCAAAGCCAGATGCTGGCCGCGCTGGTCGAATTGCGGGTGTTGCATATTCTGGCCGATGGGCCTGCGACGGTCGATGCCTTGGCGCTGCGCGCCGAAGTTCCGCCAGAGCGCATGGCGATTCTGGCGCAGGCCGGGGCCGCGATGGGCGTGATGGTGCGGCGCGGCGCGACGTTCAAACTGTCGCGGCGCGGTGCGGCCTTTCTGGGGGTTCCGGGGCTGGCCGACATGGTGCGGCATCACTCGGTTCTGTATCGGGATCTGGCCGATCCGGTCGCCTTTATCCGTGGCGAAACCGACCCCGACCTTGCCCGCTTCTGGCCCTATGTCTTTGGCGCGACCGGCCCGATGGACCCGGATGTGACCGCGCGCTATTCGCGGTTGATGACCGACAGTCAGGGCATTGTCGCGCAAGATGCGTTGCGCCTGCTTGATCTGAAAGGGGTTGCCCAGCTTCTGGACATTGGCGGCGGCACCGGCGCGTTTTTGCGCGCGGTGCGGGCGCGCTACCCCGATTTGTCGCTCGCCTTGTTCGACCTGCCCGATGTGGTCGCGCAAGCCGCCCTTCCTGCCGATGTGGCGCGCCATGGCGGGTCGTTCCGGGCCGATCCGCTGCCACAAGGGGCCGATGCGATCAGCCTTGTGCGGGTGCTTTATGACCACGCCGATGACACGGTCGCCGCCCTTCTGGCCAAGGTTTACGCCGCTTTGCCGCCCGGCGGGCGCCTGCTGGTGATAGAGCCGATGTCGGGCGGCGCAAAGCCTGACCCGCACACCGATGTGTATTTCGCAGTTTACACTTTGGCCATGCAAACCGGGCGCACGCGCTCTGCCGCCGAAATTGCAGCGATGCTGGCCAAAGCCGGTTTTACCCAGATTTCCAAGCCCAAAGCCGCCCGCGCCTATGTCACAGGCGTGATCGAAGCGCGCAAACCGGCATTGCCAGAGACCCGTGCAAAATAA
- the crtC gene encoding carotenoid 1,2-hydratase yields MSDCGTRAVSVIGFIGSVFSPWYKWSGRRDPANHCCINVATYGPKGRFTMTDRGREALRQSQDVFEVGPSSMRWDGDRLVIEVNEISSPPLISRVRGTVTLHPDALFGQVHDLTPDGAHHWQPFAPIARIEVDLSPGHKWQGHGYFDANFGTAALEDDFNYWTWGRFPRSHGATCFYDAVLRDGSEQATALHFHPDGRMEHIAPPPRARFKRSLWAVRRETRADAGVVPRQVLPMLDAPFYARSAVQTTIDGEQSVGVHEALDLRRYAQPLLKPMLAVRVPRRAGWRFEDAAG; encoded by the coding sequence ATCAGCGATTGCGGCACGCGCGCCGTCTCGGTCATCGGGTTCATAGGGTCGGTTTTCTCGCCTTGGTATAAATGGTCGGGGCGGCGCGATCCGGCCAATCATTGCTGCATCAACGTGGCGACCTATGGGCCAAAGGGCCGCTTTACCATGACCGACCGGGGGCGCGAAGCCCTGCGCCAATCGCAAGATGTGTTCGAGGTCGGCCCCTCGTCCATGCGCTGGGACGGCGACCGTCTGGTGATCGAAGTGAACGAGATTTCGTCCCCCCCGCTCATCAGCCGCGTGCGCGGCACGGTCACGCTGCACCCGGACGCGCTGTTTGGTCAAGTGCATGACCTGACCCCCGATGGCGCGCATCATTGGCAACCCTTCGCCCCCATCGCGCGCATAGAGGTGGACCTGTCGCCGGGCCATAAATGGCAGGGCCATGGCTATTTCGACGCGAATTTCGGCACCGCCGCGCTGGAGGATGATTTCAACTATTGGACATGGGGCCGCTTCCCGCGCAGCCATGGCGCGACCTGTTTTTACGACGCTGTGCTGCGCGACGGGTCCGAACAAGCGACCGCGCTGCATTTCCACCCCGATGGGCGGATGGAGCATATCGCGCCGCCACCCCGCGCCCGCTTTAAGCGCAGCCTATGGGCCGTGCGGCGCGAAACGCGGGCCGATGCGGGTGTTGTGCCGCGGCAAGTGCTGCCCATGCTGGATGCGCCGTTTTACGCGCGCTCTGCCGTGCAGACCACCATCGACGGGGAACAGTCCGTCGGCGTGCATGAAGCACTTGACCTGCGCCGCTACGCGCAACCGCTTCTAAAACCGATGCTGGCCGTCCGCGTGCCCCGCCGCGCCGGGTGGCGGTTCGAGGATGCGGCGGGGTAA
- the glyS gene encoding glycine--tRNA ligase subunit beta yields the protein MADLLIELFSEEIPARMQAGAADALKKLVTDGLVDAGLTYAHAEAFATPRRLALAVQGLSDHSPTLREERRGPKVGAPEKAVEGFLRSTGLTMDDLSIQDDKKGQVYVAHVTTAGRAAPVIVAEVLERTIRNFPWPKSMRWGAGSLRWVRPLHSILCILSREDGAQVVPLNVDGIVSGDSTRGHRFMAPDAFSVANFEDYAAKLKRAKVILDPSERAGHIWNEASQLAFAQGLELVEDKGLLAEVAGLVEWPVVLMGRIEDQFLDLPPEVLQTSMKEHQKFFSVRDPKSGQIVGFVTVANRETADQGATILAGNQKVLAARLSDAKFFWDNDLRLVSDAGLEGMGAGLSDVTFHNKLGSQADRIDRIAALAREIAPLVGADADMAEQAARVAKADLRSGMVGEFPELQGVMGRYYALKGGYAPEVADACRDHYSPLGPSDDVPTAPVTVAVALADKLDTLTGFWAIDEKPTGSKDPFALRRAALGVIRLVLVNDVRFSLLNILASSHFQIWLRLYDTGYADRVRRVAIIAREMGIPFDDAWEKLKEMSEAAEDASEFLSEFSAKDADLIEEVKIEVGDLDLGQTDAALTLPFFHDRLKVYLRDQGIRHDVIDACLAMPGNDDLTLLVKRAEALSDLLKTDDGENLLQGFKRANNILTQAEEKDGVEYSFGPDPKLADTDAEHALFTALDQAEAAITPAMQAEDFAAAMQAMAGLRAPIDAFFDAVQINAENQILRRNRLNLLHRIREICLQVADLTKVSG from the coding sequence ATGGCTGACCTTCTGATCGAACTCTTCTCCGAGGAAATTCCGGCGCGTATGCAGGCGGGTGCCGCCGACGCGCTGAAAAAGCTTGTCACCGATGGGCTGGTGGACGCGGGGCTGACCTATGCCCATGCGGAAGCCTTCGCCACGCCGCGCCGTCTGGCGCTGGCGGTGCAGGGGCTGTCCGACCACAGCCCAACCCTGCGCGAGGAACGGCGCGGCCCGAAAGTGGGCGCGCCGGAAAAGGCGGTCGAGGGGTTCTTGCGCTCCACCGGCCTGACCATGGATGACCTGAGCATTCAGGACGACAAGAAGGGGCAGGTTTACGTTGCCCATGTCACGACCGCAGGGCGCGCAGCGCCGGTGATCGTGGCAGAGGTGCTGGAACGCACCATCCGCAACTTCCCATGGCCCAAGTCGATGCGCTGGGGCGCGGGCAGCTTGCGCTGGGTGCGGCCGCTGCATTCCATCCTGTGCATCCTGTCGCGCGAAGATGGCGCGCAGGTGGTGCCGCTGAACGTGGATGGCATCGTGTCGGGCGACAGCACGCGCGGACACCGTTTCATGGCGCCGGATGCGTTTTCTGTTGCGAATTTCGAGGATTACGCAGCAAAGTTGAAGCGCGCCAAGGTCATCTTGGACCCTAGCGAACGCGCGGGCCATATCTGGAACGAGGCGTCGCAACTGGCCTTTGCCCAAGGGCTGGAACTGGTCGAGGATAAGGGCCTGCTGGCCGAAGTGGCCGGGCTGGTCGAATGGCCCGTGGTGCTGATGGGGCGGATTGAGGATCAATTCCTCGACCTGCCGCCGGAAGTGCTGCAAACTTCTATGAAAGAGCATCAGAAGTTCTTCTCGGTGCGCGACCCGAAATCGGGGCAGATCGTAGGGTTCGTGACGGTTGCGAACCGCGAGACGGCGGATCAGGGCGCGACCATTCTGGCTGGGAACCAAAAGGTTCTGGCGGCTAGGTTGTCGGATGCAAAATTCTTTTGGGACAATGACTTGCGGCTTGTTTCTGATGCAGGGCTTGAAGGCATGGGGGCAGGGCTGTCCGATGTGACCTTCCACAACAAGCTGGGGTCGCAGGCCGACCGGATTGACCGCATCGCGGCGCTGGCGCGCGAGATAGCGCCGCTGGTGGGTGCGGATGCCGATATGGCAGAGCAAGCCGCCCGCGTGGCGAAGGCCGATCTGCGGTCGGGCATGGTCGGGGAATTCCCAGAACTTCAAGGGGTTATGGGGCGCTATTATGCACTGAAAGGCGGCTATGCGCCAGAGGTGGCCGATGCCTGCCGCGACCATTATTCCCCCCTTGGCCCGTCCGACGATGTGCCCACCGCGCCCGTCACCGTCGCCGTGGCGCTGGCCGACAAGCTGGACACGCTGACCGGGTTCTGGGCGATTGACGAAAAGCCCACCGGGTCGAAAGACCCTTTTGCGCTGCGGAGAGCGGCGTTGGGGGTTATTCGGTTGGTGTTGGTAAATGATGTCAGGTTCTCACTCCTAAATATCCTTGCCTCGTCTCATTTCCAAATTTGGCTTCGCCTGTATGACACCGGGTACGCTGACCGCGTCAGACGAGTAGCCATAATCGCAAGAGAGATGGGTATCCCTTTCGACGACGCTTGGGAGAAACTCAAAGAGATGTCTGAGGCGGCTGAAGATGCTTCAGAGTTTCTGTCAGAGTTTTCCGCAAAAGATGCAGACCTTATCGAAGAAGTTAAGATTGAAGTGGGAGACCTTGATCTAGGCCAAACAGATGCAGCGTTGACACTCCCATTTTTCCACGACCGCCTCAAGGTCTACCTGCGCGATCAGGGTATCCGGCATGACGTGATCGACGCGTGCTTGGCGATGCCGGGCAATGACGACCTGACGCTTCTGGTCAAACGCGCCGAGGCGCTGTCGGACCTGCTGAAAACCGATGATGGCGAGAACCTGTTGCAGGGCTTCAAGCGCGCCAACAACATTCTGACGCAGGCAGAGGAAAAGGACGGGGTGGAATACAGCTTTGGTCCCGATCCGAAACTGGCGGACACCGACGCGGAACACGCATTGTTCACCGCACTCGACCAAGCCGAAGCCGCGATCACCCCCGCCATGCAGGCCGAGGATTTCGCCGCCGCCATGCAGGCCATGGCGGGCCTGCGCGCGCCGATTGATGCGTTTTTCGATGCCGTGCAGATCAATGCCGAAAACCAGATCCTGCGTCGCAACCGTCTGAACCTACTGCACCGCATTCGCGAGATTTGCTTGCAGGTGGCGGACCTGACAAAGGTCAGCGGCTGA